The following proteins are encoded in a genomic region of Drosophila bipectinata strain 14024-0381.07 chromosome XL, DbipHiC1v2, whole genome shotgun sequence:
- the LOC108119636 gene encoding uncharacterized protein yields MSASCHKKKPQHHHAAPTASRPPRCQLPHPLLQYRLQWGICLVLAILTLSSAVSVTSGTSGHNRRRAGGASAASLEDTSDKSVPDQLALAASRRASDDNRPYSRRGSVLQSRTKEAPNKDFNYGHVELNLVRPEHESHPKLILSTTTAASGSGGSAGPVNLEDSQSAAEYVANAIKLAYKQPPVPVKSPAPNHLQAPKDLPSSSTQRSYNEHREREREILEHQALILGGAPASAAASSSSPGSPHSSPPSPALAPAPVYEKDPVTRSYELYEASTEGDVHIPVQEDIERHYRPKYNSYNYQPYQPPTIYRNLEAEAEEKVRVSASTEIPKSEIMKQIEKSVIKYMKELEAEGKIISTPQEPATPPPPPPPPPSPVQQITKTYYKTQSNGISNGISGGISGGISEEKRYSSSTVRPKYTAPPPQKQQQSQTHHQHQHQHQHQQVYHQPQHHHQTVHHQNVGITAKLRNSPSVSSQKPLQHFQSETETAYQAPDLPVDELSPNVEFIYKIKTRAPLQTATVKTVSKPYTLPLKSAEHFDHGAALKNIEEFDLSHVVPTPERVERERERERERERDSREDQKPHKLYFNSEIYHDINSLPYKSKEAALQEYRHKLKNSNENLHPDYKGYSGYFAEPEVEEVDPNESKLILNEEGYPYHYLLKKEPLEDHDPWLEQQQQQQQPLRLNHAHTHNHAAHHGQHHGHGHTHSHAHKHGGSSLEYDSYSPKFNNNPEGYGYQHTYKLRPGQSGQGGGGGGGGGGGSSVAVATAVVGGKRGKRGGGVHPRQEAIKKQLRGSEVKDLEASLALRPPPK; encoded by the exons ATGTCCGCGtcttgccacaaaaaaaagccGCAGCATCACCATGCCGCACCAACAGCATCACGTCCCCCCCGATGCCAGCTGCCACATCCCCTCTTGCAATACCGGCTGCAATGGGGCATCTGTCTAGTGCTAGCC ATCCTGACCCTGAGCAGTGCCGTCTCTGTGACCTCTGGCACTTCGGGCCACAACCGGCGTCGGGCTGGCGGAGCCAGTGCAGCTTCCCTGGAGGACACCAGCGATAAATCCGTTCCTGATCAACTGGCCCTAGCTGCCAGTCGACGAGCATCCGATGATAACAGGCCCTACTCCAGGAGGGGATCCGTACTTCAAAGCAGAACCAAAGAAGCTCCCAACAAAG atttcaACTACGGCCATGTGGAGCTGAATCTCGTGAGACCGGAGCATGAGtcgcatccgaaactgatctTAAGCACAACGACGGCAGCCTCGGGTTCTGGAGGATCTGCAGGTCCTGTCAACCTGGAGGACTCTCAGTCGGCGGCGGAGTACGTGGCCAATGCCATCAAGCTGGCCTACAAGCAGCCACCGGTTCCGGTGAAGAGTCCTGCGCCAAATCACCTCCAAGCACCAAAGGACCTGCCCTCGTCCTCCACCCAAAGGAGCTACAACGAACACAGGGAGAGAGAGCGGGAAATCCTAGAACACCAGGCTCTGATCCTGGGAGGAGCTCCTGCCTCTGCTGCTGCATCATCCTCGTCCCCGGGTTCACCTCATTCCTCGCCACCCTCACCCGCCCTGGCACCGGCTCCCGTCTACGAAAAGGATCCTGTGACTCGGAGCTACGAGCTATATGAGGCTTCCACCGAAGGCGACGTACATATACCCGTTCAGGAGGACATCGAACGGCACTATCGTCCCAAGTACAACAGCTACAACTACCAGCCCTACCAACCGCCCACGATCTACCGCAACCTGGAGGCCGAGGCCGAAGAAAAGGTACGAGTTTCCGCCTCCACAGAGATCCCCAAGTCGGAAATAATGAAACAGATCGAGAAGTCGGTGATCAAGTATATGAAAGAGCTGGAGGCGGAGGGTAAAATAATCAGTACACCCCAAGAACCGGCCAcaccaccgccgccaccaccaccaccgccctCGCCAGTTCAGCAAATAACCAAGACCTATTACAAAACGCAATCGAATGGGATATCCAATGGGATTTCAGGTGGAATTTCTGGGGGAATCTCTGAAGAAAAGCGCTATAGCAGCAGTACAGTGAGACCCAAGTACACAGCACCACCGCCCCAGAAACAACAGCAATCACAGACCCATCATCAACATCAgcatcaacatcaacatcagcAGGTCTATCACCAGCCCCAGCATCATCATCAGACAGTACATCATCAGAATGTGGGTATTACTGCGAAGTTGAGGAACTCCCCATCAGTTTCCAGCCAGAAGCCCCTGCAACATTTTCAATCGGAAACGGAAACCGCCTATCAGGCTCCAGATCTTCCAGTCGATGAACTATCACCCAATGTGGAATTCATCTATAAAATCAAGACGAGAGCTCCGCTGCAAACGGCTACAGTGAAAACAGTCTCCAAGCCCTATACTTTGCCACTAAAAAGTGCCGAGCACTTTGATCATGGAGCGGCCCTCAAGAATATCGAAGAATTCGATCTATCGCATGTGGTGCCCACTCCCGAAAGAGTAGAAAGAGAAAGGGAGAGGGAGAGGGAAAGGGAACGAGATTCTCGAGAGGATCAGAAGCCCCACAAGCTGTACTTCAATTCAGAAATCTATCATGACATCAACTCACTGCCCTACAAAAGCAAAGAGGCGGCTCTGCAGGAATATCGTCACAAGTTGAAGAATTCCAACGAAAATCTTCATCCGGACTATAAGGGCTATTCCGGATACTTTGCCGAACCGGAAGTCGAGGAAGTGGATCCCAATGAATCGAAACTAATCCTAAATGAGGAGGGTTATCCCTATCATTACCTTTTGAAAAAGGAACCTCTAGAGGATCATGATCCTTGGCtggaacagcaacaacaacaacagcaaccgTTGCGTCTAAACCACGCCCACACGCACAACCATGCCGCCCACCATGGCCAGCATCATGGCCACGGCCACACCCACTCACACGCCCACAAACATGGCGGCAGTAGTCTGGAATACGATAGCTATAGTCCAAAGTTTAATAATAATCCAGAGGGATATGGATACCAACACACCTATAAGCTAAGGCCAGGACAATCGGGTCAaggaggcggaggcggaggaggaggaggtggaggttCTAGTGTGGCCGTGGCCACTGCTGTGGTGGGTGGGAAGCGGGGTAAGCGCGGCGGTGGCGTTCATCCCCGTCAGGAGGCTATCAAGAAGCAGCTGCGAGGATCGGAGGTCAAGGATCTGGAAGCCAGCTTGGCCCTGAGACCGCCACCCAAATAG
- the LOC108124911 gene encoding repetin — translation MKLRACQIFVLVALLGIHALEAVVVAGGGGHQQLHNNNRNGYRYNGPAHKYLPVEQPEHHQEHQDHQQNGYNGPYNSQHYQEQRQQGGKEQAWQPVFSQGVSQGHQISGGQQSHHQIHEGHQIQGGQYQQQHHHNNEHSYEPVSSHHFEGESWNSHQGQHGHHSQSGHQGHQKVESWPSNQVQYETQRGESWQTNQGHQGSQRGESWQSHSGQHDNQKGQSWNSQLGGESWQSNQGHQGNLRGDSYGSHSGHQGNHQEESYSSHSGHQGHQRQEGQKGGESWNSQRGESWQGHHNGQENQYRGDLWQPIREYDLEKLPSAEAHASSHKTFANPGKNSKLVPAYTLSSDAEHDRFIGLDSLDTRLLSQSLPDAYRKVPFTSPSGPASQRHEQQLGGSTSSGYLQMQSHSYQLPSTQSTHREYPQEQQQQQHSGNRQYSANAYAVSPSYLHGSQSQSHSLSPSGQFPSYSQHSQSSEFQSHSQNPSSQFQSHSQNPSSEFQSHSSPNSLNHPSREFQPPYY, via the exons ATGAAGCTCAGAGCTTGTCAG ATATTCGTGTTAGTTGCCCTCTTGGGGATACACGCCCTGGAAGCGGTAGTTGTTGCCGGCGGCGGTGGACATCAGCAGTTGCACAACAATAACCGGAATGGCTATCGATACAATGGACCCGCCCACAAGTACTTGCCGGTGGAGCAGCCAGAACATCATCAGGAGCATCAGGATCATCAGCAGAATGGTTACAATGGACCCTATAACTCCCAGCACTACCAGGAACAGAGGCAGCAGGGCGGCAAGGAGCAGGCCTGGCAGCCGGTCTTCTCCCAGGGTGTCTCTCAGGGACATCAGATATCCGGAGGACAGCAGTCACATCATCAGATTCATGAAGGTCATCAGATCCAGGGAGGACAAtaccagcagcaacatcatcaCAACAACGAACACTCCTATGAACCTGTGTCTTCCCACCATTTCGAAGGAGAATCCTGGAACTCCCATCAGGGACAGCATGGACATCACTCCCAGTCTGGACATCAAGGCCACCAGAAGGTAGAGTCCTGGCCCTCGAACCAGGTCCAGTATGAAACCCAACGAGGAGAGTCGTGGCAGACCAACCAAGGTCATCAGGGCAGCCAAAGGGGAGAGTCTTGGCAGTCGCATTCTGGCCAACATGATAACCAAAAAGGACAGTCCTGGAACTCCCAACTGGGCGGAGAATCCTGGCAGTCCAACCAAGGACATCAGGGCAACCTTCGTGGTGACTCTTACGGCTCTCATTCCGGACACCAAGGCAACCACCAGGAAGAATCCTACAGCTCCCATTCCGGACACCAAGGCCACCAAAGACAAGAAGGACAGAAGGGCGGAGAGTCCTGGAACTCGCAGCGTGGCGAATCCTGGCAAGGTCACCACAATGGCCAGGAAAACCAGTATCGTGGAGATCTCTGGCAGCCCATCCGAGAGTACGACCTGGAGAAACTGCCCTCTGCCGAGGCGCATGCTTCTAGCCACAAAACCTTTGCCAATCCCGGCAAGAACTCGAAACTAGTGCCAGCCTATACCCTATCCAGTGACGCCGAGCACGATCGCTTCATTGGCCTGGACTCCTTGGACACTCGTCTGTTGTCCCAATCCCTGCCAGATGCCTACCGTAAAGTGCCCTTTACCTCGCCCTCTGGCCCGGCATCTCAGCGCCATGAACAGCAACTGGGAGGATCCACATCCTCGGGTTACTTGCAAATGCAATCCCATTCGTATCAGCTGCCCTCCACCCAGAGCACTCACAGGGAGTATccccaggagcagcagcaacagcagcattCCGGTAATCGGCAGTACTCCGCCAATGCCTATGCTGTATCGCCTTCGTATCTTCATGGttcccaatcccaatcccattCTTTGAGTCCTTCAGGTCAGTTCCCATCGTACTCCCAACACTCCCAATCTTCTGAGTTCCAATCTCACTCCCAAAACCCTTCTTCTCAGTTCCAATCTCACTCCCAAAACCCATCGTCTGAGTTCCAATCCCACTCCTCTCCCAATAGCTTGAATCATCCCAGCCGGGAGTTCCAGCCTCCATATTACTAA